One stretch of Amycolatopsis sp. 195334CR DNA includes these proteins:
- a CDS encoding deaminase yields the protein MDDRALLSDAIALGDKCPPSTTFRVGAVIVDADGAVLSTGYSGETDPHDHAEEAALAKLGFPQLPGATMYTSLEPCSSRASRPRSCTALILASGIPRVVFAWREPAVFVDCVGAETLTAAGVTVVELPELAPAVRATNAHLL from the coding sequence ATGGATGATCGCGCACTGCTCTCCGACGCCATCGCCCTCGGCGACAAGTGCCCGCCGTCGACCACTTTCCGCGTGGGCGCGGTGATCGTCGACGCGGACGGCGCGGTCCTGTCCACCGGCTACTCCGGTGAAACCGACCCGCACGACCACGCGGAAGAGGCGGCGCTGGCGAAGCTGGGTTTCCCCCAGCTCCCTGGGGCCACGATGTACACGTCGCTGGAGCCGTGCAGCAGCCGCGCCTCGCGGCCGCGTTCCTGCACCGCGCTGATCCTCGCGTCGGGCATCCCCCGCGTCGTCTTCGCCTGGCGGGAACCCGCCGTCTTCGTCGACTGCGTCGGCGCCGAAACCCTGACCGCGGCGGGGGTCACCGTCGTGGAGCTCCCGGAGTTGGCGCCCGCGGTCCGCGCCACCAACGCCCACCTGCTCTGA
- the nadC gene encoding carboxylating nicotinate-nucleotide diphosphorylase, with the protein MNELTREILADGGLDAADVLRVVDTALAEDLRYGADATTRATVPEGVVSTAAFTPRVAGTLAGVGPALAVLDRVLESYEVVERRVDGSWLAAGEPALVVRGPVRGLLTAERTALNLLCHLSGVATTTAAWVSEVEGTGCAIRDSRKTLPGLRLLEKYAVRCGGGVNHRFGLGDAVLIKDNHVVAAGSVTAALRAAREHAAELACEVEVDDLVQLEEALRAGADEVLLDNFTPARCAEAVRLRDELGSKARLESSGGLRLENAREYAASGVDYLAVGALTHSAPALDLGMDLG; encoded by the coding sequence ATGAACGAGCTGACCCGGGAAATCCTGGCCGACGGCGGCCTCGACGCGGCCGACGTGCTCCGCGTGGTCGACACGGCGCTGGCGGAGGACCTGCGCTACGGCGCCGACGCGACCACGCGGGCGACCGTGCCCGAGGGCGTGGTGTCCACCGCGGCGTTCACCCCGCGGGTGGCGGGCACGCTGGCGGGCGTCGGCCCGGCGCTGGCCGTGCTGGACCGGGTGCTGGAGTCGTACGAGGTGGTGGAGCGGCGCGTCGACGGGAGCTGGCTGGCCGCCGGGGAACCGGCGCTGGTGGTGCGCGGGCCGGTGCGGGGCCTGCTGACCGCCGAGCGGACCGCGTTGAACCTGCTCTGCCACCTGTCCGGCGTCGCCACCACCACCGCGGCCTGGGTGTCCGAAGTGGAGGGTACGGGCTGCGCCATCCGCGACTCCCGCAAAACCCTGCCCGGCCTGCGGTTGCTGGAGAAGTACGCGGTGCGCTGCGGGGGCGGGGTGAACCACCGGTTCGGCCTCGGGGACGCGGTGCTGATCAAGGACAACCACGTGGTGGCGGCGGGTTCGGTCACCGCGGCGTTGCGGGCCGCGCGCGAGCACGCCGCCGAACTGGCGTGCGAGGTCGAGGTCGACGACCTGGTGCAGTTGGAGGAGGCGCTGCGGGCGGGCGCGGACGAGGTGCTGCTCGACAACTTCACCCCCGCCCGGTGCGCGGAGGCCGTGCGCCTGCGCGACGAGCTGGGGTCGAAGGCGCGGCTGGAGTCCTCCGGCGGGCTGCGGCTGGAGAACGCGCGGGAGTACGCGGCGTCCGGCGTGGACTACCTGGCGGTCGGGGCGCTGACGCACTCCGCGCCGGCGTTGGACCTCGGCATGGATCTCGGCTGA
- a CDS encoding L-aspartate oxidase, whose protein sequence is MSNQVTAREAKTTPRWEAAADLVVIGSGVAGLTAALRGRALGLRVLVVTKAAIEDGNTRWAQGGVAVVLPGEHDDGDSVARHVQDTLTAGAGLCDEVAVQSVLDGGPGAVARLRELGASFDAGTSGGLARAREGGHTAFRVIHAGGDATGAEVERALVAETTGRRLPVLERHVAVDALRTPSGAVAGVSVLDPDGVLGVVRAPAVLVATGGLGQLYQATSNPEPATGDGLALALRAGAQAADMEFVQFHPTVLYTPGARGRCPLVTEAVRGEGARLLDGAGELVMLGVHPLGDLAPRDVVSAAITRRLAEAPGGIDDHVFLDATRITGFAKRFPTVYGAALAAGVDPLTEPIPVTPAAHFACGGVVTDTTGRTGVTGLYAAGEVARTGLHGANRLASNSLLEGLVMGERVAEAAAADLASGVLAEPRHGLAPECRHVEAAERDALQRAMSRYAAIGRDADGLAVLGSVLDLATSDSPLRTQAEVEDAALTLAAQALVISAARRTESRGCQVRLDFPERDEPGWRRSQLIRLSPSGQPVLADPILQEVVA, encoded by the coding sequence ATGAGCAACCAGGTTACTGCCCGTGAGGCGAAAACCACACCGCGATGGGAGGCCGCGGCCGATCTCGTGGTGATCGGCAGCGGGGTCGCCGGGCTGACCGCGGCCCTGCGCGGCCGGGCGCTCGGCCTGCGCGTGCTGGTGGTGACCAAGGCCGCGATCGAGGACGGCAACACGCGCTGGGCCCAGGGCGGCGTCGCGGTGGTGCTGCCCGGCGAACACGACGACGGCGACTCGGTGGCCCGGCACGTCCAGGACACGCTCACCGCCGGGGCCGGGCTCTGCGACGAGGTCGCGGTGCAGTCGGTCCTCGACGGCGGGCCGGGCGCGGTGGCGCGGCTCCGCGAGCTGGGCGCCAGCTTCGACGCCGGGACGAGCGGCGGCCTGGCCAGGGCCCGCGAGGGCGGGCACACCGCGTTCCGGGTGATCCACGCGGGCGGCGACGCGACCGGGGCCGAGGTGGAACGCGCGCTGGTCGCGGAGACCACCGGCAGGCGGTTGCCGGTGCTGGAGCGGCACGTGGCGGTGGACGCGCTGCGCACGCCGTCCGGTGCGGTGGCCGGGGTGTCCGTGCTCGACCCCGATGGGGTGCTCGGCGTGGTCCGCGCGCCCGCCGTGCTGGTCGCGACCGGTGGACTGGGGCAGCTCTACCAGGCGACCTCCAACCCGGAACCGGCCACCGGCGACGGGCTGGCGCTGGCGCTGCGCGCGGGTGCGCAGGCGGCCGACATGGAGTTCGTGCAGTTCCACCCGACCGTGTTGTACACCCCGGGCGCGCGCGGGCGCTGCCCGCTGGTCACCGAGGCGGTGCGTGGCGAGGGCGCGCGCCTGCTCGACGGCGCGGGCGAGCTGGTGATGCTCGGGGTGCACCCGCTCGGCGACCTGGCCCCGCGCGACGTGGTGTCGGCGGCGATCACCCGGCGGCTGGCCGAGGCGCCGGGCGGCATCGACGACCACGTGTTCCTCGACGCCACCCGCATCACCGGGTTCGCCAAGCGCTTCCCGACCGTGTACGGGGCCGCGCTGGCCGCCGGGGTCGACCCGCTGACCGAGCCGATCCCGGTCACCCCCGCCGCGCACTTCGCCTGCGGTGGCGTGGTGACCGACACGACCGGGCGCACCGGGGTGACCGGGCTGTACGCGGCCGGTGAAGTGGCGCGGACGGGGTTGCACGGGGCGAACCGGCTGGCGTCGAACAGCCTGCTGGAGGGCCTGGTGATGGGGGAGCGGGTGGCCGAAGCGGCGGCCGCCGACCTGGCCTCGGGGGTGCTGGCCGAGCCCCGGCACGGGCTGGCGCCGGAATGCCGTCACGTCGAAGCGGCCGAGCGGGACGCGTTGCAGCGGGCGATGAGCCGCTACGCCGCGATCGGCCGGGACGCCGACGGGCTGGCGGTGCTCGGCTCGGTGCTCGATCTGGCCACAAGCGACAGTCCACTGAGGACGCAGGCGGAGGTGGAGGACGCGGCGCTGACGCTGGCCGCGCAGGCACTGGTGATCTCCGCCGCGCGGCGCACCGAATCACGGGGTTGTCAGGTGCGGCTGGACTTCCCCGAGCGCGACGAGCCGGGGTGGCGGCGGAGCCAGCTGATCCGGTTGAGCCCGTCGGGGCAGCCGGTGCTCGCCGATCCGATCCTGCAGGAAGTGGTGGCATGA
- a CDS encoding S8 family serine peptidase: MRWWSAVSAVLVASTVLVPGAAAQPPSAPPPQSTCANPSGVYPGAVPWGQRVIDASRVWPLTDGTGQLVAVIGTGVDAANAQFGPEQVLPVRGIGAGATAPAPDCDGRGTVAAGIVAARQNRSTTFAGVAPGAKVLPVRYLRPGGNAADSADPDALAAAIVTSVEAKAGVILVAVPSPVDSPALTAAVNDARRRGSVVISAASAKEDGALTYPTATPGVLAVGSLNQQMQPVQREAGRHLSLSAPGAELVSVSAGGQGKLAHRWPVTDPSMAGAYVAGAAALLRAYHPELTPDQVMTRLTLTASRPPGGKHDPRQGWGLVDAYTAVSADIPPDAVGPGGPVPPPAAGAIVPAAAPARPPVNEAAGVLAIAGVGVAALVGLVVATFRRGRTRGWRPGRRA; encoded by the coding sequence GTGAGGTGGTGGAGTGCGGTGTCGGCCGTCCTGGTGGCGTCGACCGTGCTCGTCCCCGGCGCGGCGGCCCAGCCCCCGTCGGCACCGCCGCCGCAGAGCACCTGCGCGAACCCGTCCGGGGTGTACCCGGGCGCGGTGCCGTGGGGGCAGCGGGTCATCGACGCCTCGCGGGTGTGGCCGCTGACCGACGGCACCGGCCAGCTGGTCGCGGTGATCGGCACCGGGGTGGACGCGGCCAACGCGCAGTTCGGGCCCGAGCAGGTGCTGCCGGTGCGGGGCATCGGCGCGGGGGCGACGGCTCCGGCGCCGGACTGCGACGGGCGCGGCACGGTCGCGGCGGGCATCGTCGCGGCTCGGCAGAACCGGTCGACCACGTTCGCCGGCGTGGCGCCGGGGGCGAAGGTGCTGCCGGTGCGCTACCTGCGTCCCGGCGGCAATGCCGCGGACAGCGCCGATCCGGACGCGCTGGCCGCCGCGATCGTCACCTCGGTGGAGGCGAAGGCGGGCGTCATCCTGGTCGCGGTGCCGTCGCCGGTGGACTCGCCCGCGCTGACCGCGGCGGTGAACGACGCGCGGCGGCGGGGTTCGGTGGTGATCTCGGCGGCTTCGGCCAAAGAGGACGGTGCGCTGACCTATCCGACGGCGACGCCGGGGGTGCTCGCGGTGGGGTCGTTGAACCAGCAGATGCAGCCGGTGCAGCGGGAGGCGGGCAGGCACCTGTCGCTGTCCGCGCCGGGGGCGGAGCTGGTCAGCGTTTCGGCCGGGGGACAGGGAAAGCTGGCACACCGCTGGCCGGTGACGGACCCGTCGATGGCGGGTGCCTACGTGGCCGGGGCGGCGGCGTTGCTGCGCGCGTACCACCCGGAACTGACCCCCGACCAGGTGATGACGCGGCTGACGCTGACGGCCAGCCGCCCACCCGGCGGCAAGCACGACCCTCGGCAGGGCTGGGGCCTGGTCGACGCGTACACCGCGGTCTCGGCCGACATCCCCCCGGACGCGGTCGGCCCGGGTGGCCCGGTGCCGCCGCCGGCCGCGGGCGCCATCGTGCCGGCCGCCGCCCCCGCCCGCCCCCCGGTGAACGAGGCGGCGGGCGTCCTGGCGATCGCGGGCGTGGGGGTGGCGGCCTTGGTGGGTTTGGTCGTGGCCACCTTCCGCCGAGGCCGGACCCGAGGCTGGCGCCCGGGACGACGCGCCTGA